The following coding sequences lie in one Silvibacterium dinghuense genomic window:
- the rplC gene encoding 50S ribosomal protein L3 — MSVTGILGKKIGMTQVFDEKGEVHPITVLQAGPCVITQLKTLAKDGYDAAQIGLVEFVKAHKVTKPQAGHFAKADVAPVRIIKEVGVEAAKPAAEGEAAVSAKAGDRVLVDIFADEKFVDIIGTSKGRGFAGVVRRHGFGGGPKSHGHMFQVQGSIGASSFPSRVLPKTRMPGHMGDVQVTVRNLRIRGIDLEENLIMLEGAVPGPRDGYVLISKAKAPPRERRGFAGSGTVDPLKASKKASGKKK; from the coding sequence ATGTCAGTTACTGGAATTCTCGGCAAGAAGATCGGCATGACGCAGGTATTCGATGAGAAGGGTGAAGTTCACCCCATCACCGTTCTGCAGGCCGGTCCCTGCGTGATTACGCAGCTGAAGACCCTGGCCAAGGACGGCTACGATGCCGCCCAGATCGGTCTGGTTGAGTTTGTGAAGGCCCACAAGGTGACCAAGCCCCAGGCTGGCCACTTCGCCAAGGCCGATGTCGCCCCGGTCCGCATCATCAAGGAAGTCGGCGTCGAGGCTGCGAAGCCTGCTGCTGAGGGCGAGGCTGCTGTTTCGGCCAAGGCCGGCGATCGCGTCCTGGTCGATATCTTCGCGGACGAAAAGTTTGTCGACATCATCGGCACCAGCAAGGGCCGCGGTTTCGCAGGCGTTGTGCGCCGCCACGGTTTCGGCGGCGGTCCCAAGTCGCACGGCCACATGTTCCAGGTGCAGGGCTCGATCGGCGCCTCGTCGTTTCCCTCGCGCGTTCTGCCCAAGACCCGCATGCCTGGTCACATGGGCGATGTGCAGGTGACGGTGCGCAACCTCCGCATCCGCGGCATCGATCTCGAAGAGAACCTGATCATGCTCGAGGGCGCGGTACCGGGTCCCCGTGATGGTTATGTGCTGATCTCGAAGGCCAAGGCTCCGCCGCGTGAGCGTCGTGGATTCGCCGGCTCCGGCACGGTCGATCCGCTGAAGGCTTCGAAGAAGGCTTCGGGTAAGAAGAAGTAG
- a CDS encoding 50S ribosomal protein L23 has translation MPTTYNVIRRALITEKGLTVKETESTLVFEVDGKATKTEVKQAVELLFKVKVDTVRTANFAGKERRRGKFSGFRPDWKKAYVRLKSGEKMPEYVNNL, from the coding sequence ATGCCGACGACCTATAACGTAATCCGCCGCGCCCTGATCACCGAAAAGGGCCTGACCGTGAAGGAGACCGAGAGCACGCTGGTCTTCGAGGTGGACGGCAAGGCGACCAAGACGGAAGTGAAGCAGGCGGTCGAGCTGCTCTTCAAGGTGAAGGTGGACACGGTTCGCACCGCCAACTTCGCTGGCAAGGAACGCCGCCGCGGCAAGTTCTCCGGTTTTCGTCCGGACTGGAAGAAGGCGTATGTGCGCCTGAAGTCCGGCGAAAAGATGCCGGAGTACGTGAACAACCTCTAA
- the rplD gene encoding 50S ribosomal protein L4, protein MANIDVLDLAGNKVGSFELADEVFAPSQVNEGLVWEAVKHYRAALRQGTAATKNRKLVSGSGKKLWKQKGTGRARVGSVRSPLWRHGGTVHGPQPRTYDYAFPKKKLMGALRSVLAAKLQDGQLTVVESLELDQPKAKLYRQALDKLDVKRTALLVENSQSLTPTLILGSRNLAGVDLVLNNEVHPYDLLRYQRAIFSRQALESLQEALKKTVSKRKKAEVA, encoded by the coding sequence ATGGCAAACATTGATGTATTGGACCTGGCGGGCAATAAGGTTGGCTCCTTCGAGCTGGCCGACGAGGTCTTCGCCCCCAGCCAGGTGAATGAAGGACTGGTTTGGGAAGCGGTCAAGCACTATCGCGCCGCGCTCCGCCAGGGCACCGCGGCAACCAAGAACCGCAAGCTGGTTTCGGGTTCGGGCAAGAAGCTGTGGAAGCAGAAGGGTACCGGCCGCGCCCGCGTGGGTTCGGTGCGTTCGCCCCTCTGGCGGCATGGCGGCACGGTTCACGGACCGCAGCCCCGTACCTATGACTACGCCTTCCCGAAGAAGAAGCTGATGGGCGCGCTGCGCTCGGTTCTGGCAGCCAAGCTCCAGGACGGACAGCTGACCGTGGTCGAAAGCCTCGAGCTCGATCAGCCCAAGGCAAAGCTCTACCGCCAGGCGCTGGACAAGCTCGACGTCAAGCGGACCGCGCTGCTCGTCGAGAACAGCCAGTCGCTGACTCCGACCCTGATCCTCGGCTCGCGCAACCTGGCCGGCGTGGATCTGGTCCTGAACAACGAAGTGCATCCTTATGATCTGCTGCGCTACCAGCGCGCGATCTTCTCGCGCCAGGCGCTTGAGTCTCTCCAGGAGGCACTCAAGAAGACGGTGTCGAAGCGCAAGAAAGCTGAGGTGGCTTAA